A stretch of the Candidatus Denitrolinea symbiosum genome encodes the following:
- a CDS encoding methylmalonyl-CoA carboxyltransferase — protein sequence MTRQTQIQDLRKRKTQSHLGGGTERIEAQHKKGRLTARERIDLLLDKGSFREVDAFIVHRTDDFGLDQQVFPGDSVVTGWGTIEGRLVYVFSQDFTVLGGSLGEVHAEKICKIMDMAMKNGAPVIGLNDSGGARIQEGVVSLAGYADIFLKNTLASGVIPQISAIMGPCAGGAVYSPALTDFIFMVRGSSYMFVTGPDVVKSVTHEEVSFEDLGGASVHSEKSGVCHVAADSEADTLYLIRKLLGYLPQNNMEDPPFMDLGDNPLRMDDALDNLIPEDPGKPYDIKEVIRAVVDGGQFFEIHENFAQNIVVGFARLGGHSVGIVANQPAVLAGVLDIDASEKGARFVRVCDSFNIPIVTFEDVPGFLPGTVQEHGGIIRSGAKLLYAYCEATVPKLTVVTRKAYGGAYCVMSSKHIRGDVNLAWPTAELAVMGPDGAVSIIFRKELDKAKDPVKRKAELVAEYREKFANPYIAAERGYLDDVIEPKETRPRLINALEMLSNKRDGNPAKKHGNIPL from the coding sequence ATGACCAGACAGACCCAGATACAAGATCTGCGTAAACGCAAGACCCAGTCTCACCTCGGCGGCGGGACGGAACGCATCGAAGCCCAGCACAAAAAGGGACGTCTCACCGCGCGCGAACGCATTGACCTGCTGCTCGACAAAGGCTCCTTCCGCGAAGTGGACGCCTTCATCGTCCACCGCACCGACGACTTCGGCCTCGACCAGCAGGTCTTCCCCGGCGATTCGGTCGTGACGGGCTGGGGCACCATCGAGGGCCGCCTCGTCTACGTCTTCTCGCAGGATTTCACCGTCCTCGGCGGCAGCCTGGGAGAGGTCCACGCGGAGAAGATTTGCAAGATCATGGACATGGCGATGAAGAACGGCGCGCCCGTGATCGGGTTGAACGACTCAGGCGGGGCGCGCATCCAGGAGGGCGTCGTCTCCCTCGCGGGCTACGCGGACATCTTCCTTAAGAACACGCTGGCTTCGGGCGTCATCCCGCAGATTTCCGCCATCATGGGACCCTGCGCGGGCGGCGCGGTCTACTCCCCCGCGCTGACCGACTTCATCTTCATGGTGCGCGGCTCCTCGTACATGTTCGTGACCGGGCCCGACGTGGTCAAATCCGTCACGCACGAGGAAGTCTCCTTCGAAGACCTGGGCGGCGCGAGCGTCCACTCGGAAAAATCGGGCGTGTGCCACGTCGCGGCGGATTCCGAAGCGGATACGCTCTATCTCATCCGCAAACTGCTGGGCTACCTTCCGCAAAACAACATGGAAGACCCGCCTTTCATGGACCTCGGCGACAATCCCCTGCGCATGGACGACGCGCTCGATAACCTCATCCCCGAAGACCCGGGCAAACCCTACGACATCAAGGAAGTGATCCGCGCGGTGGTGGATGGCGGACAGTTCTTCGAGATCCACGAAAACTTCGCGCAGAACATCGTCGTCGGGTTCGCGCGCCTGGGCGGGCACTCGGTCGGGATCGTGGCGAACCAGCCCGCCGTCCTCGCGGGCGTGCTGGACATCGACGCGTCGGAGAAGGGGGCGCGCTTCGTCCGCGTCTGCGATTCGTTCAACATCCCGATCGTCACGTTCGAGGACGTCCCGGGCTTCCTCCCCGGCACGGTGCAGGAGCACGGCGGCATCATCCGCTCGGGCGCGAAACTGCTCTACGCCTACTGCGAAGCGACCGTCCCAAAGTTGACCGTGGTGACGCGCAAGGCGTACGGCGGCGCGTACTGCGTCATGTCGAGCAAACACATCCGCGGCGACGTGAACCTGGCCTGGCCGACCGCCGAACTGGCGGTGATGGGACCCGACGGCGCGGTGAGCATCATCTTCCGCAAGGAACTGGACAAAGCCAAAGACCCCGTGAAGCGCAAAGCGGAACTGGTGGCGGAGTATCGCGAGAAATTCGCCAACCCATACATCGCGGCGGAGCGAGGCTATCTCGACGACGTGATCGAACCGAAGGAGACCCGTCCACGCCTCATCAACGCGCTGGAAATGCTGAGCAACAAGCGCGACGGCAACCCGGCCAAGAAGCATGGGAATATCCCCCTTTAG